One Saccharomyces eubayanus strain FM1318 chromosome VIII, whole genome shotgun sequence genomic window carries:
- the RCN2 gene encoding Rcn2p: MANQKQMRTQILITDIPREKFDSKWPTQLEKTLFTEQFPKLQSNLQYYTPLPFLNRIVIIFDNEDDTLKVFEFLQGLLAKESGGTIKLFVTESLLNNQRPRSRSSDDAAAFLGDSSPVLEGHHSKPLLSINTDPGVTGVDTSSLSKGGSSLSPDKSSLESPTFLRLSTDSKPFSYQEPLPKLSRSSSSTSNLSLNGSSQTSLPSQLENKDKPTSDTKYLFASKPLGLTIDTSGTSNTTSQSENGAGGSASNPPKSPSITVNEFFH; the protein is encoded by the coding sequence aTGGCAAACCAAAAGCAGATGAGAACACAAATATTGATCACTGACATTCCCAGAGAGAAATTCGACAGTAAATGGCCCACCCAGTTGGAAAAAACCTTATTTACGGAGCAGTTTCCTAAATTACAGAGTAATCTGCAATACTACACACCATTACCGTTTTTGAACAGAATTGTAATTATCTTTGACAATGAAGACGACACGTTGAAAGTGTTCGAGTTCTTGCAGGGACTTTTGGCGAAGGAGAGCGGCGGTACAATTAAGTTGTTTGTGACTGAGTCACTTCTAAACAACCAGCGCCCTCGATCACGTTCTTCAGACGATGCTGCGGCGTTTCTAGGTGATAGCTCTCCAGTTTTGGAGGGTCACCATAGCAAGCCTCTTTTATCTATCAATACAGACCCAGGAGTCACTGGGGTAGATACCTCATCGCTAAGCAAGGGAGGCTCTTCGTTGTCCCCCGATAAATCATCGCTAGAATCGCCCACTTTTCTAAGGCTTTCGACGGATTCAAAACCATTCAGTTATCAAGAACCGCTGCCCAAGCTTTCTAggtcatcttcatcaacatcaaattTGTCACTGAATGGAAGTTCACAGACATCTTTGCCTTCACAACTCGAGAATAAGGATAAACCAACATCAGACACTAAATATCTTTTCGCCTCCAAGCCACTGGGATTGACCATTGACACTTCTGGCACTAGCAACACTACATCGCAGAGTGAAAATGGTGCAGGTGGTTCCGCGTCAAACCCTCCAAAAAGTCCAAGCATAACGGTTAATGAATTCTTTCATTAA
- the SPR2 gene encoding Spr2p: MLGLYLSSLFFAFFMAQVFATKYSITFTSDDYEEGQTGQNKSNPLVFHLEKNSLPSALIDQMEFSPYLVLADMPDKSRVLHSQEQVDTVIASKSVIDFLLEDPLAIAEHKKFSQIESILYEIMEDSLMEKNGTEGIVEQEPELKIYANKEIIATPSNATSNNENPTTTVTLVSTIPNLYSSTSIAMPTGGTSVGILPTTAPANITIVGGYENSSPFLMXSIRVLSIIFCAYLLLYS, from the coding sequence ATGTTAGGATTGTATTTATCTTCgcttttctttgcttttttcaTGGCCCAAGTGTTTGCTACCAAATACTCAATCACATTCACGTCAGACGATTATGAAGAGGGCCAGACAGGACAGAACAAATCTAATCCTTTAGTGtttcatttggaaaaaaactcACTACCATCAGCACTGATAGATCAAATGGAGTTTAGTCCCTATTTGGTGTTAGCGGACATGCCAGATAAATCTCGCGTTTTACATTCGCAGGAACAAGTTGATACGGTGATTGCATCAAAATCTGTAATTGATTTTCTCCTGGAAGATCCACTGGCAATAGCAGAACacaaaaagttttcacAAATTGAAAGTATCTTGTATGAAATCATGGAAGACAGCTTAATGGAGAAAAACGGGACTGAGGGGATAGTGGAGCAAGAGCCGGAACTGAAAATATATgcaaacaaagaaattatAGCTACTCCCAGTAACGCAACCAGCAATAATGAAAATCCAACAACTACCGTGACCTTGGTCAGCACAATCCCGAATTTATATAGCTCGACAAGTATTGCTATGCCCACGGGCGGTACAAGTGTTGGAATATTGCCGACTACGGCACCAGCAAATATCACAATCGTTGGAGGATATGAAAATTCCTCCCCATTTTTGATGYCATCGATCAGGGTGTTATCCATTATCTTTTGTGCGTACTTGCTACTCTACTCTTAA
- the STE4 gene encoding G protein subunit beta — MTAYQMDSTAYANSVTQQYTQPQSLTLHDISAVEDEIQNKIEAARQESKQLHAQISKVKHKIQDANLFQMANKLAPLTKNKINLKPNMVLKGHNNKISDFRWSRDSKHILSASQDGFMLIWDSASGLKQNAIPLDSQWVLSCAISPSSNLVASAGLNNNCTIYRVSKENRVQQNVASIFKGHTCYISDIEFTDNSHILTASGDMTCALWDIPKAKRVREYSDHLGDVLALAVPEEPNSEVSSNIFASCGSDGYTYIWDDRSPSAVQSFYVNDSDINALRFFKDGMSIVTGSDNGVINMYDLRSDCSIASFSLFRSYEEHTPTYMAANMEYNSTQSPQTVRSTTSGFLDNQGVVSLDFSASGRLMYSCYTDLGCIVWDILKAEIVGKLEGHGGRVTGVRSSPDGLAVCTGSWDSTMKIWSPGYQ, encoded by the coding sequence ATGACTGCATATCAAATGGATTCAACAGCGTATGCCAATAGTGTCACTCAGCAATATACTCAGCCGCAAAGTTTAACTTTACATGATATTTCAGCTGTAGAGGatgaaatacaaaataaaatagaGGCTGCCAGACAAGAGAGTAAGCAGCTTCATGCGCAAATAAGCAAGGTCAAGCATAAAATACAGGACGCAAACCTATTCCAAATGGCCAATAAACTGGCGCCGCtaaccaaaaataaaatcaatTTGAAACCGAATATGGTACTAAAAGgtcataataataagatCTCAGACTTTCGCTGGAGTCGAGATTCAAAACATATTTTAAGTGCAAGTCAAGATGGCTTCATGCTTATATGGGACAGTGCTTCAGGTTTGAAGCAGAACGCTATCCCGTTAGATTCACAATGGGTTCTTTCTTGTGCCATCTCACCATCAAGTAATTTGGTGGCGAGTGCAGGTCTGAACAATAACTGTACCATTTATagagtttcaaaagaaaatagagtGCAACAAAATGTTGCATCAATTTTCAAAGGGCATACCTGTTATATTTCGGACATTGAATTTACAGATAACTCGCATATATTAACGGCGAGTGGAGATATGACATGTGCCTTGTGGGATATACCGAAAGCGAAAAGAGTGAGAGAGTATTCCGATCATTTGGGTGATGTTTTGGCATTAGCCGTTCCCGAAGAGCCAAACTCAGAGGTCTCCTCYAATATTTTCGCTAGTTGTGGCTCAGACGggtatacatatatatggGATGATAGATCCCCATCTGCGGTACAAAGCTTCTACGTTAATGACAGTGATATCAATGCACTTcgctttttcaaagatgggATGTCAATCGTAACGGGGAGTGACAACGGTGTGATAAATATGTATGACTTAAGGTCAGACTGCTCCATAGCTAGtttctctctctttcgAAGTTATGAGGAGCATACTCCTACTTATATGGCAGCTAATATGGAATACAATAGCACTCAATCACCACAAACTGTAAGATCAACAACTTCGGGCTTCCTGGATAACCAGGGAGTTGTTTCTTTAGACTTTAGTGCATCAGGAAGATTGATGTACTCATGCTATACAGATCTCGGCTGTATTGTGTGGGATATATTAAAAGCAGAGATTGTAGGGAAACTGGAGGGTCACGGCGGGCGAGTTACCGGTGTACGCTCCAGTCCAGATGGACTAGCTGTATGCACAGGTTCGTGGGATTCGACTATGAAAATCTGGTCCCCAGGTTACCAATAG
- the RFC1 gene encoding replication factor C subunit 1 produces the protein MVNISDFFGKNKKPARSSRPIGKARASKPEVIDLDEESDKEPSHETPKKALANKIIDISETPESDKKLPIPSIKKAPSLVTKPPSVKKKQAFAKTSDSNTDVTAQDVLDKIPSLDLSSVHVKENVKFDFKNAGTNVDSDAIASEVSDFPEGQPNCLLGLTIVFTGVLPTLERGASEALAKRYGARVTKSISSKTSVVVLGDEAGPKKLEKIKQLKVKAIDEEGFKQLIAGMPADGGDGEAAEKARQKLEEQHHAAAKEAQLLVKKEEERAKKLAASRVTGGHVKKDDMIREEDKLWTVKYAPTNLQQVCGNRGSVTKLTNWLANWENSKKSGFKNAGRDGSGVFRAAMIYGPPGIGKTTAAHLIAKELGYDILEQNASDVRSKTLLNAGVKNALDNMSVIGYFKHNAEPQNLNGKHFVIIMDEVDGMSGGDRGGVGQLAQFCRKTSTPLILICNERNLPKMRPFDRVCLDIQFRRPDANSIKSRLMTIAIREKFKLDPNVIDRLIQTTRGDIRQVINLLSTISTTTKSIDHENINEISKAWEKNIALKPFDIAHKMLDGQIYSEVGSRNFTLNDKIALYFDDFDFTPLMIQENYLSTRPSVLKPGQTHLQAVAEAADCISLGDMVERKIRSSEQLWSLLPLHAVLSSVYPASKVAGHMAGRINFTSWLGQNSKSSKYYRLLQEIHYHTRLSTSTDKIGLRLDYLPTFRKRLLDPFLKQGPDAISSIIEVMDDYYLTKEDWDSIMEFFVGPDVTAAVIKKIPAAVKSGFTRKYNSMTHPVAIYRTGATIGSGGATASNSTPDFEDVVDADDKPVPADDEEAQDSGTDLKKDKLIKQKAKPTKRKAATSKASAAKKRKTKA, from the coding sequence ATGGTCAATATTTccgatttttttggtaaaaataAGAAGCCTGCAAGGTCCTCTAGACCTATAGGGAAAGCAAGAGCATCCAAACCAGAGGTTATTGACCTAGATGAAGAGTCTGATAAAGAACCGAGTCACGAAACACCTAAAAAAGCCCTTGCAAATAAGATAATTGATATATCAGAGACTCCTGAATCAGATAAAAAACTACCTATTCCCTCAATAAAAAAGGCACCTTCGCTAGTTACAAAGCCACCAAGtgtaaaaaagaagcaggCTTTTGCTAAAACTTCAGATAGCAATACAGACGTTACAGCCCAAGACGTACTGGACAAGATCCCTTCACTGGATTTATCAAGTGTTCATGTTAAAGAGAATGTCAAgtttgatttcaaaaatgcaGGAACAAATGTGGACTCAGATGCTATTGCTTCTGAGGTAAGCGATTTTCCTGAAGGACAGCCAAATTGTTTATTAGGCCTCACCATTGTTTTTACAGGTGTATTACCCACTTTAGAACGTGGTGCGTCTGAAGCGCTAGCGAAAAGATATGGTGCAAGAGTTACTAAATCAATTTCAAGTAAAACATCAGTAGTAGTGTTAGGTGATGAAGCAGGACccaaaaaattagaaaaaatcaagcaGCTGAAAGTTAAAGCCATAGACGAGGAAGGCTTCAAACAGTTAATTGCAGGAATGCCCGCTGATGGTGGTGACGGCGAAGCTGCTGAAAAGGCTCGTcaaaaattagaagaaCAACATCATGCTGCAGCCAAAGAAGCGCAGTTACTGGtcaaaaaggaagaagaaagagctAAAAAACTGGCCGCTTCTAGAGTAACTGGTGGCCACGTTAAGAAAGATGATATGATTAGGGAAGAGGATAAGTTGTGGACCGTGAAGTATGCTCCAACAAATTTGCAGCAGGTTTGTGGTAACAGAGGAAGTGTGACCAAATTGACAAACTGGTTGGCCAATTGggaaaattcaaagaagagtGGATTTAAAAACGCTGGTAGGGACGGTTCTGGCGTTTTCAGGGCAGCGATGATCTACGGTCCGCCTGGTATCGGGAAGACCACTGCTGCTCATTTGATTGCAAAAGAACTCGGATATGATATCCTCGAGCAGAACGCGTCTGATGTTCGTTCTAAGACTTTGCTTAACGCCGGTGTTAAGAACGCACTCGACAATATGTCCGTCATAGGTTATTTCAAACACAACGCAGAACCTCAGAATTTGAACGGGAAGCATTTCGTAATAATCATGGATGAAGTTGACGGTATGAGTGGCGGTGATAGAGGTGGGGTTGGTCAACTGGCGCAGTTTTGTCGTAAGACGTCAACGCCGTTGATTCTCATTTGCAATGAACGTAATCTACCAAAAATGAGACCTTTTGATAGAGTCTGTCTGGATATTCAATTCAGAAGACCTGATGCCAACAGTATCAAATCAAGATTAATGACAATTGCCATCAGAGAGAAGTTTAAATTGGATCCAAATGTCATTGATAGACTTATACAAACTACGAGAGGTGATATTCGTCAAGTTATCAATCTCCTTTCAACGATATCAACGACTACTAAAAGTATCGACCATGAAAATATTAACGAGATCTCAAAGGcatgggaaaaaaatattgctCTAAAGCCTTTTGATATCGCGCATAAAATGTTGGATGGGCAGATATATTCAGAAGTAGGTTCCAGAAACTTCACTTTGAATGATAAAATTGCGCTGTATTTTGAtgactttgattttacGCCCTTGatgattcaagaaaattatttatCTACAAGACCGAGCGTTTTGAAACCTGGCCAGACACACTTACAAGCTGTTGCTGAAGCGGCTGATTGCATTTCATTAGGTGATATGGTGGAAAGGAAAATCCGTAGTAGCGAGCAATTATGGAGTCTATTGCCATTGCATGCTGTCCTTTCATCTGTCTATCCTGCATCAAAGGTTGCTGGCCATATGGCAGGAAGAATTAATTTTACTTCTTGGTTAGGCCARAATTCTAAATCTAGTAAATATTATAGATTGCTGCAAGAAATACACTATCACACAAGACTAAGCACATCTACTGATAAAATTGGGTTAAGGCTGGATTATTTACCAACTTTCAGAAAGAGGCTACTGGACCCATTTTTAAAGCAAGGCCCGGATGCAATTTCATCCATCATTGAAGTGATGGATGATTATTACTTAACTAAGGAAGATTGGGATTCTATTATGGAATTTTTTGTCGGACCTGACGTGACCGCTGCAGTCATTAAAAAGATACCAGCGGCAGTTAAAAGTGGATTTACACGAAAATACAATAGCATGACACATCCAGTTGCAATTTATAGGACAGGTGCAACAATCGGTAGTGGCGGTGCTACTGCCAGCAATAGTACCcctgattttgaagatgtgGTTGATGCAGATGACAAACCAGTTCCCGCAGACGATGAAGAGGCTCAGGATAGTGGTACGGACTTGAAGAAGGATAAACTTATCAAACAGAAAGCCAAGCCTACTAAGAGGAAGGCCGCTACCAGTAAAGCAAGTGCtgccaaaaaaaggaaaactaAAGCCTGA
- the ODC2 gene encoding mitochondrial 2-oxodicarboxylate carrier, producing the protein MSSDPNAKPLPFIYQFISGAVAGISELAVMYPLDVVKTRFQLEVTTPAAIAAGKQVEKYNGVIDCLKKIVQKEGFSRLYRGISSPMLMEAPKRATKFACNDQYQKMFQSLFHTNETTQKISIAAGASAGMTEAAVIVPFELIKIRMQDIRSSYLGPMDCLKKTVKNEGITGLYKGVESTMWRNALWNGGYFGVIFQVRNSMPEAKTKGQKTRNDLIAGAIGGTVGTMLNTPFDVVKSRIQSVGAVDSVVKKYNWSLPSLLIIYREEGFRALYKGFVPKVCRLAPGGSLMLVVFTGMMNFFRELKYGN; encoded by the coding sequence ATGTCATCAGATCCAAACGCGAAGCCATTGCCCTTCATATATCAGTTCATATCGGGTGCCGTCGCCGGTATATCTGAGTTGGCTGTTATGTATCCACTTGACGTGGTCAAGACAAGGTTCCAGCTGGAGGTGACCACACCTGCAGCAATTGCAGCAGGCAAACAAGTGGAGAAATACAATGGTGTCATCGAttgtttgaagaaaatcgtGCAGAAGGAGGGCTTCAGTAGACTCTACAGAGGGATTAGTTCTCCAATGTTGATGGAGGCGCCTAAGAGAGCCACCAAGTTTGCATGTAACGatcaatatcaaaaaatgttCCAGTCGCTATTCCACACGAATGAAACTACGCAGAAAATCTCCATCGCAGCTGGTGCCTCAGCAGGTATGACGGAAGCGGCAGTAATTGTGCCCTTTGAGTTGATCAAGATCAGGATGCAAGACATCAGGTCCAGCTACCTTGGACCAATGGActgtttgaagaaaactgtCAAAAACGAAGGTATCACTGGGTTGTACAAGGGTGTAGAATCCACCATGTGGAGAAACGCTCTCTGGAACGGTGGTTACTTTGGTGTTATCTTCCAGGTGAGAAACTCCATGCCTGAGGCAAAGACAAAGGGACAGAAGACTAGGAACGATCTTATCGCCGGTGCCATCGGTGGTACTGTGGGTACGATGCTGAACACTCCATTTGACGTGGTGAAGTCCAGAATCCAAAGTGTGGGCGCAGTTGACAGTGTTGTGAAGAAATACAACTGGTCCCTGCCTTCGCTATTGATCATATACCGCGAAGAAGGGTTCAGAGCATTGTACAAAGGTTTCGTCCCCAAAGTGTGTAGACTAGCTCCAGGTGGTTCGTTAATGTTGGTGGTTTTCACCGGCATGATGAATTTCTTCCGTGAGCTCAAGTACGGGAACTAG
- the RUD3 gene encoding Rud3p — translation MGKNKKKTGKKAKNQPHVEAVGETTDEHEVAITSAKEDTATEIPKAIGVPEDSENVEAKKEEHSQEINQQEVSADLVTDKTIPLENNMANEEIKALKEEIERLNSELNAKKDEETQNEDAKDQLENVIKERDEFKTQYNTLLSKISSMKSIFNKMKESQKELEEVQEQLTEYESQNLKLKKKLEASKIENSELQSTIVTINKELENLENEQESAEDIFLEYESKIEALQDEQRNMIETHSKELKASRKDKDQLSVQVQELMIILENLKQDISDLRNEKDDLKQALELQESEKTALQNSVNDLELKIEELVSKKEEELREKDLEVKDLRSQLDTELEAHNNDITILESLKKEIEDMKEDVSMKEKYEEESKQHVLQIGKLRHEAIILNEHLTKALSMLKKSSDSESVDKELISNLLISFVAIPRADPRKFEVLELLSNFLNWDEDKKQQAGLISNNDQSRSASAVSRTESFVSLWTNYLEKESEKD, via the coding sequence ATGGgtaaaaacaagaagaaaacaggGAAAAAGGCCAAAAACCAGCCTCATGTTGAAGCCGTTGGCGAAACCACCGATGAACATGAAGTAGCAATCACTTCTGCAAAAGAAGACACAGCTACTGAAATCCCCAAAGCGATCGGTGTTCCAGAAGACTCGGAAAATGTAGAGGCTAAGAAGGAAGAGCATTCACAAGAGATAAATCAACAAGAAGTCAGTGCTGATCTCGTCACAGATAAAACCATCCCATTAGAAAACAATATGGCCAACGAGGAAATAAAGGCtttaaaagaagagattGAACGTTTAAATTCAGAATTGAATGCCAAGAAGGACGAGGAAACGCAAAATGAAGATGCCAAAGATCAGCTAGAAAACGTCATTAAAGAACGAGACGAATTCAAGACACAATACAATACCCTTTTAAGCAAGATATCTTCCATGAAATCAATCTTTAATAAGATGAAGGAATCACAGaaagaattagaagaaGTCCAAGAACAACTAACCGAATACGAATCTCAAAACctaaaattgaagaaaaaacttgaaGCTTCCAAGATTGAAAACTCTGAATTACAATCAACGATTGTgacaataaataaagagTTAGAAAATCTGGAAAACGAACAAGAAAGTGCTGAAGATATATTTTTGGAATACGAATCAAAGATAGAGGCCTTGCAGGATGAGCAGCGCAACATGATTGAAACGCATAGCAAAGAACTTAAAGCTTCTAGGAAGGATAAAGATCAATTAAGTGTTCAGGTCCAAGAGCTGATGATAATTTTAGAGAACCTCAAACAAGATATATCTGACCTgagaaacgaaaaagatGATTTGAAGCAAGCTTTGGAATTACAGGAAAGTGAGAAAACAGCATTGCAAAACTCGGTGAACGATCTGGAACTGAAAATCGAAGAACTTGTCAGcaaaaaggaagaggaaTTAAGAGAAAAGGATCTGGAAGTAAAAGATTTGCGCTCACAACTTGACACAGAGCTGGAAGCACACAACAATGATATTACAATTCTTGaaagcttgaaaaaagaaatagaggACATGAAAGAGGACGTGTCTatgaaggaaaaatacGAGGAAGAATCAAAACAGCATGTTTTACAGATCGGCAAGCTGCGCCATGAAGCTATCATACTAAACGAGCATCTAACAAAAGCCTTAAGTATGCTGAAGAAGTCAAGCGACTCAGAATCCGTGGATAAAGAACTGATATCTAACTTGTTGATCTCTTTTGTGGCTATACCCAGAGCAGACCCAAGGAAGTTCGAAGTTCTTGAATTGTTgtccaatttcttgaactGGGACGAAGATAAGAAACAGCAGGCCGGTTTAATTTCGAATAATGACCAATCCAGAAGTGCAAGCGCCGTATCACGAACAGAAAGTTTTGTATCGCTATGGACCAACTACCTTGAGAAAGAAAGTGAGAAGGATTGA
- the MCT1 gene encoding [acyl-carrier-protein] S-malonyltransferase: MKLLTFPGQGTSISISILKAIIRNKSKEFQTILSQNGKESNDLLQYIFQNPSSPGSIAVCSNLFYQLYQILSYPSDSLEHAQGSTFKNDIPSRRDNEQCYLLGHSLGELTCLSVNSLFSLKDLFDIANFRNELMVTSTEKYLVAHNINRSNKFEMWALSSPRATDLPHQVQKLLNSPNLLPSSQNTISVANANSVKQCVVTGLVDDLESLRTELNLRFPRLRITELTNPYNIPFHNSTVLRPVQEPLYDYIWNILKRNGTHTLTELNHPIIGNLDGNISYYIHHALDRFVKCSSKTVQFTMCYDTINSATPVEIDKSVCFGPGNVIYNLIKRNCPQVETIEYTSLATIDAYHHTTDNNED; this comes from the coding sequence ATGAAATTACTAACATTTCCTGGTCAAGGGACCTCCATTTCCATTTCCATTTTAAAAGCGATAATaagaaacaaatcaaaGGAATTTCAAACAATACTGAGCCAAAATGGCAAGGAGTCAAACGACCTGTTGCAGTACATTTTCCAGAACCCTTCCAGCCCTGGAAGTATAGCCGTCTGCTCCAACCTTTTCTATCAATTGTACCAGATACTCTCCTACCCTTCCGATTCTCTGGAACATGCCCAGGGAAGCACGTTCAAAAACGATATACCCAGCAGAAGGGACAACGAACAATGCTATCTCTTGGGTCACTCGCTGGGTGAATTAACCTGTTTGAGTGTTAATTcgttattttctttaaaggACCTTTTTGATATTGCTAATTTTAGAAACGAGTTGATGGTGACATCTACTGAGAAGTACTTAGTGGCCCATAACATCAACAGATCTAACAAATTCGAAATGTGGGCGTTGTCCTCGCCAAGAGCCACGGATTTGCCACACCAAGTACAGAAATTGTTGAATTCCCCTAATTTACTACCGTCTTCACAAAACACTATCTCTGTTGCAAATGCCAACTCAGTGAAGCAGTGTGTGGTTACCGGCCTGGTGGATGACCTAGAGTCGTTAAGAACAGAACTGAATCTAAGGTTTCCTCGCTTAAGAATCACAGAATTGACTAACCCATATAACATTCCCTTCCACAATAGCACCGTATTGAGGCCCGTTCAAGAACCACTATACGACTATATATGGAACATATTGAAGAGAAACGGAACGCACACGTTGACAGAACTGAACCATCCAATAATAGGCAATCTGGATGGTAACATCTCTTATTACATCCACCACGCGTTAGATAGATTCGTTAAATGTTCTAGCAAAACGGTGCAGTTCACCATGTGTTACGACACCATCAACTCTGCAACTCCAGTAGAGATTGATAAGAGTGTTTGCTTTGGACCAGGGAACGTGATTTACAATCTgatcaaaagaaactgCCCTCAGGTGGAAACCATAGAATACACCTCTTTGGCCACCATAGATGCATATCACCACACGACTGACAACAATGAGGATTGA
- the AIM41 gene encoding Aim41p: MFRQSIRPLASTRITFVRYNSSPAYTAAVSLLKGDLKKAMIAKDEMKKTAIRSMLSAIKNKEIDLKGKSSDEYSLYDMYSKLISQRKDSINEFIANKRDDLVGKEQDEMNVIKKYMEQLPVSSELDTDQNVKNLLDALKEKAGDKKVQIKELMGQIDWKSLPTEFKTSPTAIKNSIVKQFKEIFK, from the coding sequence ATGTTCAGACAATCAATTAGACCACTAGCTTCAACTAGAATAACCTTTGTTCGCTACAACAGCTCTCCAGCCTACACGGCTGCAGTTAGCCTGTTGAAAGGGGATCTGAAGAAGGCCATGATTGCCAAGGAtgagatgaagaagacagcAATCAGAAGCATGCTATCGGCtatcaagaacaaagagATTGATTTGAAGGGGAAGAGCAGCGACGAGTACTCTTTATACGATATGTACTCCAAGTTGATTTCTCAAAGAAAGGACTCTATAAATGAATTCATTGCTAACAAAAGAGACGATTTGGTAGGCAAGGAGCAAGACGAAATGAACgtcattaaaaaatacatGGAACAATTACCAGTTTCATCTGAACTTGATACCGATCAAAATGTGAAGAACCTGTTAGACGCCCTTAAAGAAAAGGCAGGTGACAAAAAAgtccaaatcaaagaattgaTGGGACAAATTGACTGGAAATCTCTGCCAACGGAATTTAAGACGTCGCCAACTGCCATAAAAAATAGCATCGTGAAACAATTTAAGgaaatcttcaaatga
- the SAS5 gene encoding Sas5p — protein MDHSIETTFRVKTQQVIIPEQKIEEDEVPLRRWQMELIMLDAKGNEVEATIISKCIYHLHPSFKKPRRKLNSSPFLIKETGWGEFNLQIECFFVDDAGKFTIEHDLTFEDNAYAIDYAVNIPCGSQILRNELSKYFHLPQEIVSQQEEESLRMADLSWIKTLTFIDEDVMTDVVQMVLSDPAVQNAVENHPRREQFFMFITQLPDELLMKVQKFLKKLPNDGAAELDTTVSDLDATSFPELKNGFVNRKIRGGPNTLKPS, from the coding sequence ATGGATCATTCAATAGAAACCACTTTCAGAGTAAAAACCCAGCAGGTAATCATACCGGAGCAGAAAATAGAAGAGGATGAGGTTCCGTTGCGTCGGTGGCAGATGGAGCTCATCATGCTAGACGCAAAAGGTAACGAAGTAGAGGCTACTATAATATCTAAATGCATATACCATTTGCATCCTAGTTTTAAAAAGCCCAGAAGAAAACTGAATTCATCACCCTTTCTTATAAAGGAAACTGGCTGGGGAGAATTTAACCTGCAGATTGAATGCTTCTTTGTAGACGATGCCGGAAAATTTACCATTGAACATGACTTAACGTTTGAGGATAATGCGTATGCAATTGATTATGCTGTTAATATTCCATGTGGATCTCAAATTCTTAGAAATGAGCTatccaaatattttcatCTACCGCAAGAAATTGTGAGCCAGCAAGAAGAGGAATCGCTCCGTATGGCTGATTTATCCTGGATTAAAACCCTAACTTTCATTGACGAGGATGTGATGACGGACGTTGTTCAAATGGTATTGAGCGACCCTGCAGTACAAAACGCAGTCGAAAACCATCCTAGAAGAGAACAGTTCTTTATGTTCATAACTCAACTACCCGATGAACTGCTAATGAAGGTCCAgaagtttttaaagaagTTACCAAATGATGGAGCTGCTGAACTAGACACTACAGTTTCCGATTTGGATGCGACTAGTTTTCCAGAACTTAAAAACGGATTTGTTAATCGTAAGATCCGTGGTGGACCAAATACCTTAAAGCCATCGTGA